Within Panulirus ornatus isolate Po-2019 unplaced genomic scaffold, ASM3632096v1 CTG_1999_pilon, whole genome shotgun sequence, the genomic segment TTAGAGGAAGAGGTAGCAACAACTTCTTACTTAGAAGAGGTGTACTTGGTGACAGCTTTTGTACCCTCGGACACGGCGTGCTTggccagttcaccaggtaaaagaAGTCGAACAGCAGTCTGGATCTCCCGACTGGTGATTGTGGAGCGTTTGTTGTAGTGGGCAAGGCGGGAAGCCTCAGCAGCGATACGTTCAAAAATGTCGTTCACGAAAGAGTTCATGATGGACATGGCCTTGGAAGAGATACCGGTGTCCGGGTGAACCTGTTTGAGAACCTTGTAGATGTAGATACTgtagctctccttcctcctgcgctTTTTCTTCTTATCGCCCTTAGCAATGGCTTTCTGAGCTTTTCCAGCCTTCTTGGCAGCCTTTCCTGATGCTTTGGGAGGCATGGTGGCGAGGGGCGATACAcgttacgtacgtacgtagttgAGCGGATCGCGCCTAGAATGAGAAGCCACTCCCGAGCTTGGCCTTATATATGCCACAGGTTACTCAGCTTTTGCTCCTCGCCCAGGCCGAGCGCGCTCATTGGTTGCTTGGCGGCGGCCGCCACCTCACTTGATCCTGAGCCGGGGTATATAAGCGATGCTCGCACCAAACTGCTACGcattcattgtctctctctctcgagtggagAACTCTctcgcagcagcagcaacagcaaccgtactaccaccaccatgtcaGGACGAGGCAAGGGAGGCAAAGTCAAGGGCAAGTCCAAGAGTCGCTCCAGTCGAGCGGGACTCCAGTTTCCCGTAGGTAGAATCCACCGCCTTTTGCGCAAGGGAAACTACGCCGAACGTGTCGGTGCTGGTGCCCCAGTCTACCTGGCAGCTGTTATGGAGTACCTGGCCGCTGAAGTACTAGAGTTAGCCGGTAACGCTGCCCGTGACAACAAGAAGACTCGTATCATCCCTCGTCACTTGCAGCTGGCCATCCGTAATGACGAGGAACTGAACAAGCTTCTCTCTGGAGTCACCATTGCCCAGGGAGGTGTCCTGCCTAACATTCAGGCTGTCCTCCTTCCCAAGAAGACGGAAAAGAagtagatgatgaagatgatataatcatgatgatgatgaaccataCAAAATCAGGCTCCTCTTGGAGCCACAAATAAATTCTTAAAGAGATATCAAGCAAGACATGCTCATAAGTACAACTATTCTGCTTAACTAActaatctttctctttcttttcactcCGTCATTTACAAGCCTcgtatattttacacacacacatataaatttattcatttatataggcataagataatagataaattTAAATCTACACACATcgtaaaatagaatgaaaagcCGTGCACGCTctattctattcatttatttaagttACCCTCAGAAACACATCGATCATAAGAGAAAACCAAGAGGCAGGTAGACGGTTGGTCGGAGGGAGGGGCCAAACAAGAGTTCAACTACATTACCTCCTTACTGATAATTTTCCAAAACGATACGGGGGAATTACAACCTTACCACTAACCATACTGAATAAGATAAAGCCTCCTCATTGGTAGGTCACTAACAgccaatggcaagcaagtatttcattatatatatatagagctacCCAGACCCGTTCAAACccctttttcaaacctccagtctagaAAAAAGGGattgaacgggtcgctctctcccacctacgcttgtgcaagcctgctacctacctaaccatctagccattaatccaccaacacgcacctacactctcctacctaccattttaccacataccactaccatttgacatgtctcacctctgttctctctgcctccctgcatacaagcacctacctacaaatgcaaagaaaattcaattcatttctctctgtcagtcagtgacaaacaaagatacactctccaaatagctgccagtgaacgggtcgctctctccgacctacgcttgtgcaagcctgctacctacctaaccatctagccattaatccaccaacacgcacctacactctcctacctaccatttaaccacataccactaccatttgacatgtctcacctctgttctctctgcctccctgcatacaagcacctacctacaaatgcaaagaaaattcaattcatttctctctgtcagtcagtgacaaacaaagatacactctccaaatagctgccagtgaacgggtcgctctctccgacctacgcttgtgcaagcctgctacctacctaaccatctagccattaatccaccaacacgcacctacactctcctacctaccatttaaccacataccactaccatttgacatgtctcacctctgttctctctgcctccctgcatacaagcacctacctacaaatgcaaagaaaattcaattcatttctctctgtcagtcagtgacaaacaaagatacactctccaaatagctgccagtgaacgggtcgctctctccgacctacgcttgtgcaagcctgctacctacctaaccatctagccattaatccaccaacacgcacctacactctcctacctaccattttaccacataccactaccatttgacatgtctcacctctgttctctctgcctccctgcatacaagcacctacctacaaatgcaaagaaaattcaattcatttctctctgtcagtcagtgacaaacaaagatacactctccaaatagctgccagtgaacgggtcgctctctccgacctacgcttgtgcaagcctgctacctacctaaccatctagccattaatccaccaacacgcacctacactctcctacctaccattttaccacataccactaccatttgacatgtctcacctctgttctctctgcctccctgcatacaagcacctacctacaaatgcaaagaaaattcaattcatttctctctgtcagtcagtgacaaacaaagatacactctccaaatagctgccagtgaacgggtcgctctctccgacctacgcttgtgcaagcctgctacctacctaaccatctagccattaatccaccaacacgcacctacactctcctacctaccattttaccacataccactaccatttgacatgtctcacctctgttctctctgcctccctgcatacaagcacctacctacaaatgcaaagaaaattcaattcatttctctctgtcagtcagtgacaaacaaagatacactctccaaatagctgccagtgaacgggtcgctctctccgacctacgcttgtgcaagcctgctacctacctaaccatctagccattaatccaccaacacgcacctacactctcctacctaccattttaccacataccactaccatttgacatgtctcacctctgttctctctgcctccgtgcatacaagcacctacctacaaatgcaaagaaaattcaattcatttctctctgtcagtcagtgacaaacaaagatacactctccaaatagctgccagtgaacgggtcgctctctccgacctacgcttgtgcaagcctgctacctacctaaccatctagccattaatccaccaacacgcacctacactctcctacctaccattttaccacataccactaccatttgacatgtctcacctctgttctctctgcctccgtgcatacaagcacctacctacaaatgcaaagaaaattcaattcatttctctctgtcagtcagtgacaaacaaagatacactctccaaatagctgccagtgaacgggtcgctctctccgacctacgcttgtgcaagcctgctacctacctaaccatctagccattaatccaccaacacgcacctacactctcctacctaccattttaccacataccactaccatttgacatgtctcacctctgttctctctgcctccgtgcatacaagcacctacctacaaatgcaaagaaaattcaattcatttctctctgtcagtcagtgacaaacaaagatacactctccaaatagctgccagtgaacgggtcgctctctccgacctacgcttgtgcaagcctgctacctacctaaccatctagccattaatccaccaacacgcacctacactctcctacctaccattttaccacataccactaccatttgacatgtctcacctctgttctctctgcctccgtgcatacaagcacctacctacaaatgcaaagaaaattcaattcatttctctctgtcagtcagtgacaaacaaagatacactctccaaatagctgccagtgaacgggtcgctctctccgacctacgcttgtgcaagcctgctacctacctaaccatctagccattaatccaccaacacgcacctacactctcctacctaccattttaccacataccactaccatttgacatgtctcacctctgttctctctgcctccgtgcatacaagcacctacctacaaatgcaaagaaaattcaattcatttctctctgtcagtcagtgacaaacaaagatacactctccaaatagctgccagtgaacgggtcgctctctccgacctacgcttgtgcaagcctgctacctacctaaccatctagccattaatccaccaacacgcacctacactctcctacctaccattttaccacataccactaccatttgacatgtctcacctctgttctctctgcctccgtgcatacaagcacctacctacaaatgcaaagaaaattcaattcatttctctctgtcagtcagtgacaaacaaagatacactctccaaatagctgccagtgaacgggtcgctctctccgacctacgcttgtgcaagcctgctacctacctaaccatctagccattaatccaccaacacgcacctacactctcctacctaccattttaccacataccactaccatttgacatgtctcacctctgttctctctgcctccgtgcatacaagcacctacctacaaatgcaaagaaaattcaattcatttctctctgtcagtcagtgacaaacaaagatacactctccaaatagctgccagtgaacgggtcgctctctccgacctacgcttgtgcaagcctgctacctacctaaccatctagccattaatccaccaacacgcacctacactctcctacctaccatttaaccacataccactaccatttgacatgtctcacctctgttctctctgcctccctgcatacaagcacctacctacaaatgcaaagaaaattcaattcatttctctctgtcagtcagtgacaaacaaagatacactctccaaatagctgccagtgaacgggtcgctctctccgacctacgcttgtgcaagcctgcttcggaaaagtatatataagaatgtcatCATCTTTAATGCCCTAAGTGTATGAAAGTGCCATTACGGAAGTCTGCTACTCAAAATGGTGTATAAGAATTTCATCATTTATTTAATGCCCTAAGTGTATGAAAttatagagaatggatatgaaaatggaaatgttttttttgtCTAATAAGATCTTTTGATATTATTTGTGGACCTTAAAAAGGTCCGATTGATTTCTGTCTGTGCCATTGGCATGGTcttggaagaggaagaataaacTTAACCGCCAAATCCGTATAGAGTTCTGCCCTGGCGTTTTAGAGCATAAACCACATCCATGGCAGTGACTGTTTTCCTCTTGGCGTGCTCAGTGTAGGTGACAGCATCACGGATGACGTTTTCTAAGAAAACCTTGAGTACACCACGAGTTTCTTCATAGATCAGGCCAGAGATACGTTTGACTCCTCCACGGCGAGCAAGACGACGAATGGCAGGCTTTGTGATTCCCTGAATGTTGTCACGGAGAACCTTGCGATGTCGCTTGGCGCCTCCCTTTCCGAGCCCCTTGCCTCCCTTGCCGCGTCCAGTCATGTTGTCTCACCTCTGATATGCTACGCTCGAATACAGTGTAAACCAACTCAGCTCCAAGCTATATATGCCCCTCGGATGGACGTGATAGTAGCAGTTCTACCTTCTCTGCCTATTTTCGTGTCTTTTTCCTATGAAAATTacactttttttactttttgtctTATGCAACATAGATACCCTatcaagctctatcttatgatatCATCAATTTTTACCTTCCTCTAAGAAGACAtagagaaaaaggtgaaaaatagctTTTCAAGCTTCGTGCGGATCAAGTGAGGAGGGGTAGGCGGAGCTTACGGCTCTCCTTCAACCAATAGGGAGGCAGGAAGTTGCAGCTAGCTGCTGCATAAAACGGGCGCGCGCTCCggccactactactactcactcCTACGTACTACTACTGTACTGACTGCTGAAGAAATGGCTCGAACCAAGCAGACTGCTCGCAAGTCTACAGGAGGCAAGGCCCCTCGCAAACAGCTGGCCACTAAGGCAGCTCGTAAATCTGCTCCTGCTACCGGTGGTGTTAAGAAGCCTCACCGTTACAGGCCTGGAACTGTGGCTCTGCGTGAAATCCGACGTTACCAGAAAAGCACCGAGTTACTCATCAGGAAGCTACCCTTCCAGCGTCTTGTGCGAGAGATTGCACAAGACTTCAAGACAGATCTACGTTTCCAGTCGTCTGCCGTCATGGCCCTTCAGGAAGCCTCTGAAGCATACCTGGTGGGTCTCTTTGAAGATACCAACTTGTGCGCCATTCACGCCAAGCGTGTCACCATCATGCCCAAAGACATCCAGCTGGCACGTCGTATTCGAGGAGAACGCGCCTAAGCCACTCCTCTTCCCTTACTAATTAATTCATTGAGAATTAAGAACACCTAGGCCCTTATTAGGGCCAAAACCTAACTTTCAAGAGAATTTCTGATCAGGACAACCAACCTCTCATTCTATCTCTACCTAATAAgaacaactaataataataataatactaattataatcGTATTAATGATAACTAGTAGGTACTTTTTTGATATAGAAGCTACCGTTAATTAATGCAAGCAAGTGAAATTTAGTTAGTTAGGTAGGGTGTgttctttacttctttttctatttcctaCAAGAAGCCTCCCCCCAAAGAATAGTAGAGTTAAAGAATTCATGAAAAAATGATGATCAATAATACGGGTTCAGGTGTCGTCATATCTAATGAATCGTGATGCCGTTTATATCATTTTtcctatcatttatttattatagatCACCATTTGGTCATATGAACCTATCTAAAATGGTCCAACAATGATCTCTTTTGTAATAATGTGTGGCTCCAATGGAGCCGAGTTTGTTTATTAGAGGAA encodes:
- the LOC139748424 gene encoding histone H2B, producing the protein MPPKASGKAAKKAGKAQKAIAKGDKKKKRRRKESYSIYIYKVLKQVHPDTGISSKAMSIMNSFVNDIFERIAAEASRLAHYNKRSTITSREIQTAVRLLLPGELAKHAVSEGTKAVTKYTSSK
- the LOC139748420 gene encoding histone H2A-like; the encoded protein is MRSHSRAWPYICHRLLSFCSSPRPSALIGCLAAAATSLDPEPGYISDARTKLLRIHCLSLSSGELSRSSSNSNRTTTTMSGRGKGGKVKGKSKSRSSRAGLQFPVGRIHRLLRKGNYAERVGAGAPVYLAAVMEYLAAEVLELAGNAARDNKKTRIIPRHLQLAIRNDEELNKLLSGVTIAQGGVLPNIQAVLLPKKTEKK
- the LOC139748429 gene encoding histone H4 — encoded protein: MTGRGKGGKGLGKGGAKRHRKVLRDNIQGITKPAIRRLARRGGVKRISGLIYEETRGVLKVFLENVIRDAVTYTEHAKRKTVTAMDVVYALKRQGRTLYGFGG
- the LOC139748422 gene encoding histone H3 encodes the protein MARTKQTARKSTGGKAPRKQLATKAARKSAPATGGVKKPHRYRPGTVALREIRRYQKSTELLIRKLPFQRLVREIAQDFKTDLRFQSSAVMALQEASEAYLVGLFEDTNLCAIHAKRVTIMPKDIQLARRIRGERA